In Aedes albopictus strain Foshan chromosome 3, AalbF5, whole genome shotgun sequence, the genomic window acaaagttatatttgcttaagtggcactcggtcagtttttttcatattcaaactgctacaactttgaaagtattcatacaaaatggctcaaaattttaccaagaacatattttcataatagtactatactgtaaaattttgataaaaatcggagcagtattggtagttctataatcaaaattgtgctttactgacctttaatttccgaaaatttactatggagcgcctttgtacaaaattttaaaaaggtaggtcgatggttttatctatatatcaaccaatacttaatcgattttgatgaaaattttatggtataagctacatataatgtagcattactggtacaaaaatcagctgttttggtgtacgcactgtaaagttatgaaaaaaattgtgcgaccaaattttgaccgtatcaccctttatcagctgtcatgcagctccacctggtcactctacaaaaaaaaattaagtgatttcttcagtacttcctttttcagaaacttctcctggaatttcttcaggaattgcttcttggtttccttctgaagatgtaccagcgattcttcaaggaaatcctccatggatttctctagggcttcctctgacaatttatgcagggattcctccaagaattcctctagagatttgtcaaggattttctctagagattcctccaggaattcctacaggcatgtctacaggaatttctccaggggttcctccaggcattccatcagaaattcttctttggaatcttcgtgggatttcttcagaaattcttcgaggaatacctccaggcattctttcaggagtacctccaggaatttctataggcatttctcctgggattcctctatatgttcctccaggatatcattcattctccagaaattcttttttttttttgctaggtttctagctgcactctgaatagagttgaaacctctacactagacctgaagataggAAATGgtgcgtaatctttcagaagcagtttgccagacgtacgcggaaaatgatatccattaagacactgttgcaaattgactcagaaagttacgttagaagattggaaagttttcaattggtcagtcagtcaggatttgcctatgtagtgttatggtcacatggTTTATATTTGTCTTGTttaattttgtggtatggttcaatacgtttttctgctttttaagtcagttgtcgtatgtttgttttttattaTCGAATCATTCGAACCCCGtaccgtatgttaaaatatagtcggtcctgtgtcaaattgttttcttgatttcgctaatcgttttctacttctctgtgttcatcatctcttgtgtccttgaattgtcatcggtccaagacCCACAGAAATatgtaactgaactcctgatatGTTTCTGTtggtgtcttcttcttcttcttgattcTGGTGCTATTTGCCAACGAGTTTTCGTTTATACTCCAATGGAGTTTACTTTCTGGTGAGTACACCACGAACACGACCGATCGTGTCGATCGCTGCAGTCGTACTGTCTGTTGGTGTCAAAATACcataagagataaacaaaaatacaccAAGCTGATCAGCTGATTTCAAtcaaatttaaaaacaataaagattgcttgtcaacaATTATGTTTTAATCCCCCTACAAAAACTATGGAAAATATTCCAAATTGTACTATCGGTCCTACTTAGATaagccatgtcattttctcaagcgtagcctagcaAATGTCAAcctaacctagtcatacacaagtaacgttgttcagttgataaaaagcagtcagtttttgtccaagatgtcacgtcaaacgcattgacgtcaagaatgcgtttaagtgttcgcacgttagcttcgaatctatcagcacaattaagtgctgcaaatttccttcccaccattaattcgtcggttgattttaattgctttatttgaagaaaatatgaccaacatagtcaaaattcgaaaaagcgactcacggtgtgttgtgtagaacaactttataataaaaaaataagtaagtttgaagttttgcccagtgatactttgggccattcccttcaattttctGGGTcagtggaaaacatccatcggggggtctagaacaaattttttttgaaggtttttcatgcaaaaacggttaaaagcgcatattgtaaattattgcatctcctacaaatagtcacaacttttttgtctttgaagatagaaccataaaattttcaggcgtttcgaagtagtatgcgtagatgactgtgtgaaaatttcattaaaatatgttgaatggttttcaaataatagcaaaactatcaaatgcattctaaaatactaagttTAGTAGCAAaattccaacaaaatatctatattttttttatataatgatacatgaaaaatatttaattctaagcaccttaagttattatgatggcggtactgtggaaacttgtttttcaaatgatgaacagatacttagtcaaatacatgaaaggaaaacacacacactgtcattatatagcttttcactaaagtattaattatttatttcaagaacgtgaatttgcgtatacatgttcattttttccacttttttttaaatgattaaggtcttatctaagtatcaaattgcaagcgaaaggctttaggggagcgtggcgcaataatttagattacaaaaaaaactgtttgttattttttcgaaagatatagatttatgttgaaaatattctactagtaaacgacaccctaacaatgatcaatcacttttcctcatgcttggaggtttcAACACAGAACAtattttttgagacatcatatgcaaatcgataagactatttaaaccattgttatcaaattgtttttcctaggctttatgctgaacagcctaattttcatgcttaatgtagaaacattttcaataagtactccgttcttgcAACTATTCATtcagtacttattatcagttatttgttaataaatatgcaacatattgctattaaattcaaagacaaacttaagtttaggtccaatagctatgtcaaatatcgtggaataatccggaaactatgtttagtaccgtaaagttgcccatgatcgaatattgcccaactgaattctgtttcggttctcgttattgtgtccttCAAGACAATGGTTTAATatagactcatacccacaacttcaaggttattatgaggtctttagcagagttaacttgttttttttttctttgactaAGGtgcaatactatttaattttgagcttgtaaacattaattccaaaataatttagtttctgtactttttcctcgaaacagagatgtttcccaatcctcgagtgctttcttaccaaataacattcaaatattttttaggGAAAGCCGACATGCTCAGCAGTCATGATatttgtgtttattataggattcttaatagaggcatacttgtactcGTGAACaagtatacgcaaaaccacgttcttgaaataaataattaatacttgaaAAGCTAggtacataatggcagtgtgtgtgtttacctttcatgtatttgactatgtatctgttcatcatttgaaaaacaagttttcaacagtaccgccatcataatgactcaaggtgcttagaattaaatatttttcatgtattattatataaaaaatatagatattttgttgaacttttgctactaagcttagtattttggaatgcatttgatagttttgctattatttgaaaaccattcaacatattttaatgaaattttcacacagtcatctacgcatactacctcgaaacgcctgaaaatgttatggttctatcttcaaagacaaaaaagttgtgactatttttaggagatgcaataatttacaatatgcgcttttaacagtttttgcatgaaaaacctttaaaaaaagttttgttctagaccccccgatggatgttttccaccgacccagcaaattgaagggaatggtccaaagtatcactgggaaaaaattcagacttacttatttttttgttttaaagttgctctataaacacaccgtggacTATGAcaataataaattactaatcaaaatcaaccgagaaacgtgggaaacaattttttgaagtcagctggctgtaaaaggttccaaaacctgtcacaaatcctataataccttTATTAGGATTTGCAACGATCattaaaaccttctcaaatccaaccgaatttgaactattgcttgggaatagactctgcTAAGCCCAaacggttcctccgtgtttatcgagcatgtctgatgcacatgatcagccatactccatctgcagtagggcttccaattttcccgggattcacttcccgggaaacgggaaaaaatattaccatttcccgggatcccgggaaataagcaaattttatttttaggtgaataatgtatttattttaaagaaaatcgttaATCAGGAAGAATACACACAATTCAGCAAATTTCACGATAATAAGGTTCATATTTTACCGTCAATGCATTTTAAAAGCGACTTCAACCAGcattaaatattgaaattttgatatgaaATACATGAACGTGTTTTGTTAAACAATAACACAAGTAAAGAGTACGTAATACACGATACAAAAAATAACTAGGTATAACTTACGAGAACTGCCaaagaaaatacgaaaaaaaacttCGGCGATGGATTCGGAAGTAAAAAGCTACAAGGGTAAAACCCCATTGAAGCCCAATAATAGCTCCATACGTGCTATTATTTAATCCTATAATTAGTAAGCCCTGTATAACGTTGTTGCACCATACCGTGGTCTTTGCCCTAAGCCCCGGGCCCCCCATCACCATTCCCcgaagaccacgtggtttatggatgaccCCATACGCCTCTGACTGTATTGTGTCTTAAATGCAAGCGTTGGTGGATTAGTTGGCACAATAGGATGCACTCCATACTTTAAAGCACGGTTTTCAAACCTTCGTTTCGCAAcccccaactgcttgcaggcacgctgAGATCATTCTATGAAAAGCGGGTTGACAACAGACTGAGGGGTTGCAAAAGCCATGGCTGGGAAGCGTTGCTTTTAAAGCATTATTAAAAAGAAGAACCGTTGTCGGTTTGAACCAGTTTCAATGCTTTCATATTATTAAGGGGATGTTATCTGCGTAAGCTTTCCGTTAAGCTCGAATTATGTAATAACAGCAACATAAATAACATCAAGTGAGATTTGATGAACGTAAATCAAGATCAAGAAGCTGGAATAATTAATCATTGACTCGCAATTTGAAATGGGTCATTTCATTTAACACTTGACAAAAAAAGacaactgaaaaaaatcccgggaaattcgggaaacccgGGAAACAAATATTTGGTTCCCGGGATTTgggaatcccgggaaattccatttcccgggaaatccatccCGGGATTGGAAACCCTACTGCTTACTGTCATATCATAGCAGTTTGATTGCTAAATTTAGTTAACTACCCTaaattagcaattgaaatgctactcTAAATCTGACAGCTGTTACGTAGCATTTCAAATCACTCACCTGCAAAATCGCCTGCGATGCCCTTTGCTTTCCGTCGCGCTTGTTCTTGCACACAACCGTTGCCGTGTGCTTCCCCACCGTCATTGTGAACTCGTTCTTCCTATGTTTGCCTGCCTTCACGTCGTACTGAATCTGCACGTCTCCGAGGCCAAAGTTCCTCTGCAGACACGTCTGCAAAATGGTATGTGGCGAGGGTTCCGTCGTCTTGGCACAGAATTCCGCCACCCTTGGGTCTTCGATTTTGATCTCGTCGAAGACGGACAGGTTCCGGGCTTCCGGTTGCTGTTCTGCCGCTCCATTTTGGTCTTTTTTGTTGTCCTTGCTGGTGATCTTGTCCTTCATGTCCGGAATTAAGATTTCAAGCGTCTCCCGGGCTGCTTCACTTTTGGCTTGTTTTTTGCTCGTTCCGTATCCGGTTCCGTACTTGAGCTCGTTGATGGAAACCGTGGCCGAGTAGGGAGTGGCCGCGTTTTCAAGCTCCTTGAATTCGTAGCTCGGCTGCTTCCGGAGGGCGTGCTGGACGTATTCATGGAGAATACAGACGTAACTTTTACCGTTCGGGTTCATGATCCATTCTTTCTTGGGTCGGACATGAGTGGTACCTTTTTCGGCTTCCGTATGAAGCACCGGGAACGTGATCAACTTGGTTCCATCCGGCAGCGTTGGCCTTTGTAAATTCTTCATGTGTTTGCGGTGCTTGGTGAGCTTCCGGCGGGCAGCCCACGATTTGAATCGCATCACTCGAATCGTTTTGAATTTGAACAGCTTTTTACAGTACTCTTGGAACACATCGGCCCTTAAGGATTGAGCCTTCAGGTTTTCATTCACAGTCTCGATTCGGGCAGTCACTTTCAGCGGAAGCATTTTGGCGTTGGCTTGTGCTTCGGCCAACGTTGTCGTGCTGGCAATCATTTTACTCAGCATAGGATTATGCATTTGCTTTTCAGCAGAGTCTTGACTCTCTTTGTCGTTGGATTGCGCATTATTCTGAGCCTCTTCGGCTGCGGCTGCATTCGCTTCAATTTCTTTGCGAAGCTCGTCTTCTTTTTCTAGCGCTTTTCTGTAATTTAAGCATGGTATGGCACTCAAAGGAATTTCATGTTTCTGgaacgaaaaattaaaaaagttataTAAATTGATTTATTACATAGAATGTAGAGCAGCTGATTCGAAATAGGTACATTTTGTGAATATGAGTATTGGCGTAGCTGAAAATTCCACGAAATATATCAATAATAAAAGACCACAAGAGACAAAGATGTTTCAAGGAATAAATCAAACATTCCAATAAAAGTTTCTCTAAAAGATTGCGTAAGAACCAAAGCTAGAAGATCCTAAAAAATCTATCATAGTTTCCTCTACGAAGCACGTCCAAAATTGTTTCACGATGAGGACAAGCgttattcaatgattttttctaggGCATCAataatttcggcaatttttttatgtgtattaacgagatttataGCCTAAGGCTAGTTAATcttggaacccacgctttacttcactTCCGAAGGAATAACTCACACATTTTGCGAGATCCAGATCCGTTCCACGTctatccagaaattacttctataccttccacagaaattcttccaagaacttcttcaggatttcttctccaggtattatttcaatgAGTCGTCTGGAAATTATCCCAAAAACATCACCAGGAACTTTAAAaaggaaattctgagggaatttttGTTGAGAATGCTAAACCCAATGTGGTAAAAGTAAGGTGAAGAGATCGTTTTATGTACTACACAAGACTTTGAATGTATTAGTGCATAGTATTTATTGTAACATAGCAACCCCTAATTTCCCCTTCTAGATTGACAACACCTGACGTCATACAAGTTGTTATTAAACTTTCATACACGCTAACCATTTTACAACAAAACTGATGCATGAGCAGCACAAAGTGCACAAATCTAAACCATATGAATGTTATATCGAAATTCTGTCATGAACTCCCCTTCATTCCTTCCCATCAATAAATATTTAAGtacaaattattttaagaaaGAAATTTAAGTCGTTCCGGATTAAAGAAActtattttgattttaaatttgGAAAGTCATTTTGGAACGCAAGAACAAACTTTTCCGATAACTGGTTTTAGCGTGCTGTGCATTGCAAACTCCGCCACAGTTTCTATGGGTAACCAGGGAATTGTTATCCAAACCTAATAAACAAGGACATTTTTCTCTGCAGTGGATGACGATGTTCCAGCTCCAGGTAGTTTATGATGTTTTATTCTTGGTTTTATTTAATTAGTTTTAATAGGTTTTATTTTTTAGGATGCAAAATTGAGAGCCGGACCTCCGAATAATGAATAGTTCGGAATACTGGAAATGGTTGACTACCAATGATAGTGGTTCGAAGAGGATGCCGAAAAGTTTCAGCGAATCGGCAGTGCTCTGAATGGCATGTCCCTTGCTTTCTTTATGTAAGAACGACGAAGATATCCGTTCTTAAACTGGGCTGAATTTGCTCTCTTTATATTAGTACTTTTTTATGTTTAATTACAATTTGaattgatcgaaaaaaaaacgataaaactAGTTGCGAAAAGAAAACTTCCGTTGAAAATCATATTGGTGACTATCTGTTGATGAAACCGTATGACGTCACCACCCTCCCCTTAAATTGTGTTTACATTTTGAGGCTCACTAACACAATCGTACGGGGACTTCCTCCACACCTTTACTAAATCACATTGTGctaaaccttcaggaattccaataggGCACGATCGGTGACGTACTAGATTTGTACagatgagctgattttttgtatggtgagaagacgAATTCTCCGTTCATGTAAGGAAATTGTACAAAAAGCGTGAGTatcatgattccttgtctaatttgatgctatttgagcaaaatttttgaaaactatGATGTTGAAGAGATAAGAAATGAAGAAACcaacaacacagttttccaaaactttgctcaaacagcatctaatTAGACAGGGAATCatgatacccacgctttttgtaccatttccttgcagaaacagagaattcggcttctcaccatacaaaaattcagctcattactacaattctagtactacaccgaacgtgtcctattgacgtagctagctttttcttttttctcactcactctcctaaacaagcaCGAGATAGAGAAGGATGAAAGAAGATgcacaggccccctcttgcatcccgctttttcttgtgtttgtttgagagagtgagtaagaaaaaagaaaaaaactagCTACGCcaataagaattccttcaatgggTGCAGTGGTAAAAATCCTCCAAGATATTTTTTACCGAGAATTATacgatattctttcaaaatttattccACGAGTTCTGCATGgattatttggattttttttttttcggaaatgcttccacgaatttctacaggaattattctGAAGAATCCCTCAGAAATGCTTCCCAAAACTCTTTGAATAACGCATCTTAAGATTTCACCGGCATTATTCGTAGTATTTTTTTCATGCAATATTCGCTTGCTGTTCACATggtgaaaaatttcttaagaaatccttggaggagcactattagaaattcctggattaaagaTCTTGTACCAATTCTTTTGAGGAAGTTCCAAGAACGTTGGTAGCCACCGCGAAATGGTCAGAAAGTTAATTCAAggttttctttagaattcttcAAATGATCcttacaagaattctttcaagaatttatgcAGATGTTCtttaaataactttttgagaattgctttaaaaatatttccaaaaaattctaAGGAAATTTAGAATTCCTTCGCTAATCGAGAAAATCTTCCAACAATATCTCCCTGAGATAGTTTCGaggagaactcctgaaagaattccaaggaatTACTATTTGAACTGCCGGAGGAACAccattaagaatttctggagaaatttctagaagcacTCAGCCTAATAAACTTAAGATTTTTATAATGCCCAACTTCAAACTTCAAACAATTCACAATCAGACCTTGGCTTTTAGCAATATTGTGTTCTCAagtgtcggtagccgtgtggattaaAATCGAGCTCAGTGATCCCGGCGTTCAGTCTGATtcgttttaagattttttttgctctttTAAGTCTATCTTACACGACTGGTCATAACAAGCACGATTAATTTTCATAAGCAGTGTCTACTCAttagtcaaaataaaattccctgagttttccaaagaagaatttcggaagttcctaattcaaaaattaatcttaattttataaaaatgatgctgaattcttccaagaacttttgTACTCTTTCGAAAATAATTCGGTTAAGGAACATTTATAGATTTTTATCAGATCTCTTTTGGATCAATGGCAAGAACTTTGACATTTGCAAcgattttatttttaagaaacGACATtcaaacactctaaaattatcaTAACAGAAACATTCTATAAGTAATTACACAGACTATATGACCGTTAAACTGTCCATGAtcacatatcagtcccatctttgctgggtttcctattcatatgggacaattatgcgatcataggcagtaaacACCTTACACACAGAgtgtctactcataagacaaaataaaattccctgagttttccaggttttttgcaGGGGGAAATTTTATATGTCAAAAATACAAGAATATGccgaaatttcattaaatttctatttcaatttcttcttttgaaaaacTATACAGAAATGTCCTCAAAACTTCaactaaaattttcaaagaaaaatgcgCATGATTTATTATCCAAGAGATTCTACCAACACGCAAAAACGgcaacgctcaaaaatgtgttcggcctgcacatttttagtaaacatccatgccgcacatgactgtgttggaaacacacattttttttaaaattgctcgtacgctcacatgagcatgtattttgcaataatttcgacatggcaacctcactgggtttataaaccaccttcaaataccgaaaaatattgatattttgcaaaaatgtgagcgtacgagcaatttaaaaaaatgtgtgtttccaacacagtccctatgcggcatgggcgctactcaaaaatgagagtttttattttagagagaaatCGCTGAATTCTGAACcgttaaacaaaacttttttgaaTATAATACAAAAATCGGTGAaggaatatttcaaaattttccccaAAGTTCTGTTGGATTATTTGAAAGATGAGCGATTTCTTTCAACAGTTTCAAAACATTCAGGAGGACAAGCAGTATTTCCACAGACTA contains:
- the LOC109399310 gene encoding microprocessor complex subunit DGCR8 codes for the protein MDNVVPPPPEFDDSWPLPPPLPPAAELPAPPPTPSLEPISASPSPTSGEHRKPTMDGCPYAKRRKMTAFFEDDDLDEDEDEDDRQTAEMVDENSAQGFTERREELNDQLRQFQVLDEVQGDNSEDENEDGQFDDDGMDNSSEGSGVDIEELDNLLEENLPEGMKSSGPKAKAYEERFKEVLEEKGRNHFEVLPEGWVQATHVSGMPLFLHTASRVCTASRPYFLGPGSVRKHEIPLSAIPCLNYRKALEKEDELRKEIEANAAAAEEAQNNAQSNDKESQDSAEKQMHNPMLSKMIASTTTLAEAQANAKMLPLKVTARIETVNENLKAQSLRADVFQEYCKKLFKFKTIRVMRFKSWAARRKLTKHRKHMKNLQRPTLPDGTKLITFPVLHTEAEKGTTHVRPKKEWIMNPNGKSYVCILHEYVQHALRKQPSYEFKELENAATPYSATVSINELKYGTGYGTSKKQAKSEAARETLEILIPDMKDKITSKDNKKDQNGAAEQQPEARNLSVFDEIKIEDPRVAEFCAKTTEPSPHTILQTCLQRNFGLGDVQIQYDVKAGKHRKNEFTMTVGKHTATVVCKNKRDGKQRASQAILQILHPHIKTWGSLLRLYGNHSIKSYKEKKQEEQEITVLQSMAAINQPNYAILHKLKLEMSKLEERQKNVRVIGTFVPDVDLPLASGSNLKNVDL